The Paraburkholderia agricolaris genome includes the window ACGTCTATTGATTCGTCGCTGCGCTCTACGAGGAAACCCATCCCCGCGCACGAGGGACCGTGCACCGCAGCAAATCGTTCTCCGTGCGAACCGGGCTCGCCGTTGACGATGATGCTGACTCCACCTTGCCGTAGCCAGGTGATGCGTTGACTGCGATGTCGTCCCGCTGCGCTGAAGCCCAGGCGGCCGAACGTTGCGATCAGCGCCTCCGGTTCCATACTTGCAAATTCCATGAATGCCGTGTCAATGACACGTACGCACCGACTCTCTGCCATATCTGCTCCTCCATTCGCGTGCGCCCGACGTGTAACGTCCGGCACGACGACAGCTGCTCGGCAACGGATGTGCCAACGCGACCGCGCCTCCTATTTTTCAATCTCTCCCAACTCCACTGAGAGCGTCATCGAATTCTAGGCATAATTATTTTCAAATGCAATTAATTTCATTATGAAATTAATTTTCCGCGATGGTCAGCCACCTGCGGAGCCATCCCTTCGAAGTTGACGGGAAAAGCACAATTTTTTGTTTCGTCGTGAAATAATTACACCTTCGACCACCCACCGCGACGCCCCGAGCGCATGACAACAGTGCCCGTCCAACTTCACCTAGATTCGTGGCTGCCTTATCGCCTTTCATTCGTCGTCAACCACGTCAGTGCGCGCCTGCATACCTTCTGCTACGAGCACTTTGGCATGTCAGCGGCCGCCTGGCGAGTCATGGCTCACCTCGGTGACGACGCTCAACCCATGTCAGCCAAAGACGTGGCAGAGCGAGCGGCAATGGATAGTGTGAGCGTCACACGGGCACTCAATCAACTCGAAGAACTGGGACTGCTGATTCGCAGAATCGACACGGAAGACCGCCGCCGCGTGACGCTGCGCCTCAGCAAAAAAGGCCGTACGGTCTATGAGGAAATCGTCCCGGTGGCGGTCCAGGTCGAACAGGAACTGCTAGCGGGTTTTTCCAAAGACGAACAGGCTGCATTGGCCTCGCTCTCGCTGCGCTTGTGGCAAAACGCCAGCAACGTCGAGTGAGTTCCGCGTCGCATCCTGCCGCTTCGCAGGTCACGTCACGACACTGCGCCCTGGGTTTAACCTAATAATTTCATATTGAAATAATTTATTTTTGCATTTATTCTGCGATCCTGTTGGTTACGCGTGCCAACGTCGACCTGATCGCGAGCGCGTTGCGCACGATCCAAGCGCCGGAAGAATTCGGAACGCGCAAGGCCGTCAGCCAAAAC containing:
- a CDS encoding MarR family winged helix-turn-helix transcriptional regulator — encoded protein: MSAAAWRVMAHLGDDAQPMSAKDVAERAAMDSVSVTRALNQLEELGLLIRRIDTEDRRRVTLRLSKKGRTVYEEIVPVAVQVEQELLAGFSKDEQAALASLSLRLWQNASNVE